Below is a window of Arabidopsis thaliana chromosome 2, partial sequence DNA.
agagatatttttttattataagaaTGAAAGAGATACGAAATGGTCAATATAGTAGGTAATCTCTAAGTATCTAACGATAGCTTCTGggttttgtatgttttgatGTAATGTACAAACCTAAAAGTAAATGGGTAGGTGAGAGGAAGTTGTACAAAAACCCTTCTCgatttttcttcctcattaTGTTTATATCTATTTCTTGGGGCTTAAGGTAGTTTGAAAATTCGCTATTTTCTAGAGTTTTAAGTAACTATTTGGGTTTAGTTACACGGGTCTTAAGGGATTGAAATCATTATAGGCGTAATTAGTGTTGCGAATAACGTACGTGCAAAATTAGATTTGACTGTTACTGAGCAGCTAGCTGTCCAAATCGTGCCAAAGCGGCAAACTCGTACCTATCTTATTAAAACTAACGTTACAATAttgtcttattttattttattagtgtAAAACTGtcgttatctttttttgttgacaaatgaaaacatttcttttcGGAGGAATGAGGAtggttgatattttttattgagaGATACCacaaaataacatgttttggATACTTAAGTATCTAGCAAGattgtttgaccaaaaaaaaaaaagtatctagcaagatttttacaaaaaaaaagtatatctAGCAAGAGAAAAAGTCACATTATTCGGATGTAATTCAGTACTTGTCCTCCATAATCAAtcgaacaaaaacaaattgttcaGAATCAGTCACATACTTGAGGTggcaaaatatttaattagcaAACGAGTAAGAAGTGGCAAAGTattataaaaggaaaatatttgaattaagcaacaaaaatacaagttaaattttgattaaaccaaatatatatctcTCAAGTATATTACTCACTCATTACTAACTGACTATATCTGAAAAGTTCATAAAATTTTACGTATGCCATTTCGATTTCGATTGAAAACATGAGAGCACAACTTAAATTACGAGAGATTATCAAGAAATAAGTAAGCTTATATGTGGAACATTATCACATAGGTATCCTGAGCAACATGGGCATATAGTAATCTAAATAGTAATTAGAAAGTCACTGGAACATAAATGTGGACACGACTTCAATAGTATGAGTGGGTTACACGAAAACCCAAAATTCTCATTAACGTGAAAAAATAGGCATATAATACCCAAAAGAAATGCATTATATAAGACTAACGTGGAGAAGTAGGCATATAAAACGTTTGGTATGGCTGTTATATCTGTTTTCCAGAACTTTATACTATACGCTTCAATATATAAGACCTAGATGATTCTATTTACCCATTCTTACAAGAGATCACATGATCCACATAAATCTGTATACGTAATactatttgtttgttttatgaCGCCTGTCcctttcaattttgtttaatagttaaaataaatgttgaaCAAATtcttatatctatataaacaaatgtTATCAAAGAGAACCAGTTCTGGCAGCTAATTTGGTCGAACATGATTGAGGGCCTGTTCCTGTTTGctagaaaatataatataaacttTCGAATATAACTAACGAAAAATATCCAAGAATATCTGTTTTTCGATGATCTCTTCATTGTCCCTTATTATCGAAATTAGTCGTAGTTAATCTTTGTTTGTAGTCATCAGTGatatagatttgatcaaatcatGATCGTTTTGAAATCGTTAGCAATAGTGACAAGTTATAGTGATAACAATATATTGCATCGATTGAATTATGCTATAGCAACTGCAAACCAGTTAACAAAGTATTTTGATGGTCGTTGTTGCTAGCGAccgcaaacaaacaaacaaaaactatcaTATAATTTTGCATATTACCTTTTGAGCATGCGAATATTACctttcaaaatctaaaaacctTTATGTATTGCTAGATTAGGATGTATATAAGTCAATGCCCAGAAGCTGAAATCACAATTACCggaaaaagcaaaacatgtaGCAAACACTTTATAACTTATTCACATAGAGCGCTTGCAAGAGACCATTCTAAGCTAAGTGTTTGTGCTTGAGTCTTAGAAAACTGAATTTCATATCGTCATTGTCACGTACAAGGAACTTACAAGCTATAagcaaacatttttaatttctttctatGTTATTATATCTTCAATCTTTTAAATGTCTTCTCTCgaaattttagttttcaagTGGTACAACAATACTCTATCATCTAACTTTCCAGTTGCTACCAGTTGACGAACTATGAATTGAGCAAACATATAGCAAGTTAACTAGCATCAGAGACGTCCAAACTATGAATTGCTTAAGGCTGCTACGGCTAGAATTGACCAACactattctatatatatatatatatattttgttgcCTCCAACATCAATCTATgcatacaaaaatatgttcTGGTAAGACTTATAATTGTTTGCTATAATTTTGACCAGACTTTGTAAGTGTGTTTATTATGATTAAAGAAGACTTGGTAAAAATATAAGTCTGATATGGCTTACGTAATTGTGCTATGATCACGACATACTTACTTAAAAATCTCTATGACTACGACAGACTAACATCAAACCATGCATGGGAgagttataagttataacattGTTTTACTATTAGTTACACAAAAATAGTCAAATAGCAACATATTTTTCAGCACGGGATATGTGACTATTCGTGAATAACATACAAATATTGGCCGCAAACTACATCTGTGACTGTAACCATGACAACAAAAACCGGCTGGTAAATTTGGCCCATTCAATCACGAACTACAAACTCGTGGCCATGGTCACTATATCATCAATATGTGAATTTTGCTgcaaaaataattgaattcttttttttctaactaaaTGTTAtttgaggagaaaaaaaagattgatgggctattaattttatctattttcaaaattttattatatgagaTAACGTTTTATATTGACATCAAATTATGTAAGGAAATTCTATCCTATCTTAAAAAGATATTACTTTTTGAAAGaataaaatctagttttgaTAAGACACAACTGGCGtaaataaatgcaaaataaCTAACTGGATTATAATAATTTGGTAATCCAATTATTAAACAAGTCCAAATTgcaaaacctaaaaaaacaaaaaaaaaagacacgtaggaaaatgttgaaaagaACACGCTGCGTCTGACTTGGTCTCCAATCTCTCGCATTGTtgcactctgtttttgtttggtctctCTCCATGCGATCTTATTCTTCTCCAACCAGTAATATCGTTTGAAACCTGAACAAGACCCTAATTTTAGCCTaattcaaaactcaaaatccgATCATCGAGAGACCTTGTGaaattttggagaagaagaaagaatctcGGCGATGTCGTGGTTGAGATCGGCGGTGAACAAAGCAGTTGAAGTCGGCGGGAAGAACAATATCACCCGCACCGTTCGCAATTACGCTGATTCCGTCGTCCTTACCGCCGGCAATGCCGTTTCCGAAGGCGCCAAACTCATCCAGGATCGCATCGTACGTTAtaatctctcctcttcttaTCTAAGATTGCGATTCTAATCGCCGATGTGTGTGTTTAAAATGTAGGGATCGAGGAATGTGAAGAGCTTTAGTCTCGCGGTGAAGAGATTAGAAGAGGTTTCGGTTTCTTCAAGAGGAAGCGAGAGAGTGCAGTTGTTGAGGAGATGGCTTGTTGCtttgagagagattgagaggaTGTCTTATTCTTGTTTCGACAATAACAATCACAAAACCGATGATCATACTCAATCCGAAGATTCTCCTAAAAACTTCAGTACCGTGAGTAAATCCAATCCACATGTCTTTGGTCATGATGGTTCAATCATGTTGGCTaataatttgagaaattgtATAGGTTTATTACGTTGATCCTGGTCTTCCCGGTGAGCCAATGACTTTTCGTGATGTGTTTCTTCATAGTGAGGCACTTGAAGGGATGGTCTTGTCTATGGTAAGTTAGTGTAAAGACAGATTCTTTGTATAGCTTCTGCTGTTGTGTCAGTATTGCAATGGTGATAATGgttaactgtttttttttttgtgaatcaGATTTTGGAAGCACCCAATGAGGAAGAAGTCCAGCTGCTTTTGGAACTATTTGGGTGATGTTTTCAATTCCATTGAAAAAAAACTCTGTTTCAGTTACTTTACAAGAACATTTCAACTCAACTGGTTATGGTTAATACATACAGGCTCTGTTTGTCAGGAGAGAAGGAAGTTCATGAAGCAGTGATTCAAAATGTGCAGGACTTAGCAACTGTGTTTTTGAAATACAAAGATGAAGTTCTGGTAAGGATGTTGCAAAACAAGTGTTCTGTTTCCTTAACTCTGTTCTTGGCTTGCACTATGTAATGCCTTATTATGTCATTATCTAGGCAAAGCGCGAGGAACTGCTTCAATATGTCCAAGGTGCTATTGGAGGGTTAAAATTGAGTGCTGATATTGCAAGGTATACTTGGATGAGAACCCTTTTACAAGATACATAAATGTTCCTGTGTTGAAGCTTTGTTTAGCGTTTTAAGAATGTTTTAAGTCTTAAgattttacttcttttgttttggttctcgTTTGTAACTGGATCAGAATAGATATTGAAGCACATACTCTGATGGAGAAACTAGATAAGACTAAGGTCAAGGTTCTCGAGCATGCTTCAAGTGAAGATGCTTCAAAAACTGCTGCATCAACAGAGGTTATTTTTTCTCTCCTACTTTACCACTGCCACATTGTTCACTCCTGTGAGGTTTCTAGGAAAATCTTTATTGCATTGTTTTATTTCCCAAGTATTTTCATGATTTGTCAACACATCCCTGGATCAATCCCTATGAGATGTACTGAAAAGCTTGGGTCGTTGCAGGCTCTCCGGGAAATTCTTGAGCAAGTTCGCACTTTTTCAAAGCTAGAAGCACTCTTGCTTAGGAAAAAATCATTACACAATGGTGATACCCTTCAACGCCACATTGAGAAGGTGAGAAACTAGAGACAATCCAGAACATTCaccatttttgttggtttgttcttattagcttcttttttctcaCTATGTGTCTTGCAGGTCGATAAACTGAAAGTTCTATCAGAATCCTTACTCAATTCCACCTCGAAAGCCGAAAAGCGAATCATGGATCATAGGTGAGAAAATGTAACATAGCAATCTCAAGTTTTATCTACAATCTTTACTACCATAGTTCAGGGCTATCTTTTTCCATATGACAAAGCAGAagccaaaaagaagaagctctaAGCTACCGAGTTTCTAAAACTACTGAAGTTGGTCAGCTGGAGAAGGTTGGTTCAGTACTTTGGACTTGTCTCTTCATGTTTTTAGTACATCTTCTTATTATGGGCTGAGTAAAAATGTAATATCCAGGATGTAGCTGcagaattaaaaaaacttgagaTTTTGAAGGAAGATCTTGAAGCTGAGCTGAAAAGGGTAACTTTGATCACAAGAACTTTATTCAATAGTGATATAGATTTGTAGGTCATATTACAGATTTCAAATGTATTCTTTGAAGGTCAACACCTCAATAACATCTGCCCGGGCTCGCCTTCGCAATgctcaagaagaaagagagcaGTTTGATAATGCGAGTAACGAAATTCTTATGCACCTGAAGTCAAAGGTACTTAAACTACTTGTCCTTCCTCATTGTATTAGCCCATAACAATATATAGTTTGTGATGTTTGGGTGGCATATGTTGCAGGAAGAAGAGCTGACTCGTTCGATAACTTCATGCCGAGTAGAGGCAGATGTTGTAAATAAGTGGATCAAATTTTTGGAAGATACATGGATTCTCCAGTCtaaattttctcaacaaaagGATAACCAAGTTAGGTATGTCTTGCACTTTGCAAAGATCTCAGCAATTATATTGTTTCCCTAATTACTTTGCACTAAATCTGTCTGTTGCCATTCCTTCCACCATGAATCGATGATGCTCAAGTGGTGAGATGGAGAGATATAGTGACCATTTCATCGACCTGATTGTTCAACTCCTATCTTTCTACAAGGTACTTCAAAATGTTTATCCCAAAACTAGTGCCAAATATATTATGGTATATCTCATATTCATATTGTCAATATCAAATCAGGAACAATTGGATCCATATATACCGAAAATCCGAGGAGTCGTGGCAAGTTTGGAACCAAGTAAAGggtaattatatatatgatcttgtaaattttatttgacaCTAAGTTAGGCTGGTAGCTCAAGTTGATCTGCTTATGGGGAAATATTAGGTTAGAAGCCGAGAAAATCATAGACAACAAGGATACAAAGCCATTTGAATCTAGAAAACAGCTTGAGAAGGAGTATTTGGACCTCGAAGCTAAGGTAAATGGCTTTACGAAATAGACATCTAGATCACTTTTCTCAATGTGCATAGTAAAACAGAACATTCCGAAGCTTGTGGCACAAGTTACTACTCTGCATGTCCTTTTCCATAGCAGCTCTTCTGATTATTTATTAGCTTTAACAGTTTGTAACAACATTAAGTGTGGTGGATGCAATGAAAAAGCCATTCTATTCACAAACAGAAGGAATCTCCAGGTAAAGTTACAAAAGCTTTGTAAAAACTATAGTCAAGATCTaactttagttttgttttaaccGTACTTGGTGTTCTTTGGATCCAGGAAAGACGATAAAAGAGTGAAAGAACTATTTGAGGTAttggacaaaacaaaacaagagtttGAGGCTATCGAACGCCCGCTTCTAGATATTGAGTCTCCTTCTAGAACCTCATCGTCTTCACGCTCACCGTCCTTGAAAATGACTCATGAGACTCCACTTTCCGATACAGTCCTGAAACTTTCCGGTGGTGATGATTCACCAGACAGTAAAAAAGGGTCTTCAGGGAAGGAAGAAGACCCGGCAAAGAAACAACTCGAGTTGGAACTGGACGTCGACGGAGAAGAGTTCTTggcagatgaaatcaatgacTGGGAATTCGACGCTCTTGATGAAACTCTGACCTCAAAGACAAGTAGTTGAcccaaattttgaaaaggtAAGCTATATTTAGCTCATACTTAGCTACATGAAGCTTtcaaattaacatttttttaggTGATAGACATTGTAGATGTTAATGTGACATTTTATTATGTTCGTCTTGTTGTAGGAGATgatggaagaagaggagagtaTATCTAATTACTATCTAACTAAACCATAAAAGGACATTGTaagtttatttcttcttttttgaacctaaaatatgaaatatatggTCCAAGTGTAGATAATATTATAGCCAACCAATAAGTTTTGTATATTACTCTCACCTCTCCCGGCATATTTTTTGACCTTTTTCCGCCGGAGAGacgatttatatatttatgttttcatttttgttccttatttttttaagtagaTGATATCAATGCATGATGACGGTAATACATGTTTTGCCATGAAATAATTTTCCTAGAAAAAAACTGAGTGGAATATTGTTTATTGTCATATTAAATTCGTTCAAAATTTGAATGGGAAATGCATTCACTGTGTTCAGTACATTGAAATGATATAAATGCATTTGTTACCTCACACAAAACAATGCTTTTATTGCTTATTGAACGCACTAACAAAATAGCTTGCACATTTCTTTTGTCGTGCCAATGCCAACGGCCACCACTTAgaatt
It encodes the following:
- a CDS encoding centrosomal protein of 135 kDa-like protein → MSWLRSAVNKAVEVGGKNNITRTVRNYADSVVLTAGNAVSEGAKLIQDRIGSRNVKSFSLAVKRLEEVSVSSRGSERVQLLRRWLVALREIERMSYSCFDNNNHKTDDHTQSEDSPKNFSTVYYVDPGLPGEPMTFRDVFLHSEALEGMVLSMILEAPNEEEVQLLLELFGLCLSGEKEVHEAVIQNVQDLATVFLKYKDEVLAKREELLQYVQGAIGGLKLSADIARIDIEAHTLMEKLDKTKVKVLEHASSEDASKTAASTEALREILEQVRTFSKLEALLLRKKSLHNGDTLQRHIEKVDKLKVLSESLLNSTSKAEKRIMDHRSQKEEALSYRVSKTTEVGQLEKDVAAELKKLEILKEDLEAELKRVNTSITSARARLRNAQEEREQFDNASNEILMHLKSKEEELTRSITSCRVEADVVNKWIKFLEDTWILQSKFSQQKDNQVSGEMERYSDHFIDLIVQLLSFYKEQLDPYIPKIRGVVASLEPSKGLEAEKIIDNKDTKPFESRKQLEKEYLDLEAKFVTTLSVVDAMKKPFYSQTEGISRKDDKRVKELFEVLDKTKQEFEAIERPLLDIESPSRTSSSSRSPSLKMTHETPLSDTVLKLSGGDDSPDSKKGSSGKEEDPAKKQLELELDVDGEEFLADEINDWEFDALDETLTSKTSS
- a CDS encoding centrosomal protein of 135 kDa-like protein, with translation MSWLRSAVNKAVEVGGKNNITRTVRNYADSVVLTAGNAVSEGAKLIQDRIGSRNVKSFSLAVKRLEEVSVSSRGSERVQLLRRWLVALREIERMSYSCFDNNNHKTDDHTQSEDSPKNFSTVYYVDPGLPGEPMTFRDVFLHSEALEGMVLSMILEAPNEEEVQLLLELFGLCLSGEKEVHEAVIQNVQDLATVFLKYKDEVLAKREELLQYVQGAIGGLKLSADIARIDIEAHTLMEKLDKTKVKVLEHASSEDASKTAASTEALREILEQVRTFSKLEALLLRKKSLHNGDTLQRHIEKVDKLKVLSESLLNSTSKAEKRIMDHRSQKEEALSYRVSKTTEVGQLEKDVAAELKKLEILKEDLEAELKRVNTSITSARARLRNAQEEREQFDNASNEILMHLKSKEEELTRSITSCRVEADVVNKWIKFLEDTWILQSKFSQQKDNQVSGEMERYSDHFIDLIVQLLSFYKEQLDPYIPKIRGVVASLEPSKGLEAEKIIDNKDTKPFESRKQLEKEYLDLEAKL